One Cupriavidus taiwanensis LMG 19424 DNA segment encodes these proteins:
- a CDS encoding crotonase/enoyl-CoA hydratase family protein, producing MTPATPSFETLRYAVEDGVATITLHRPDQLNAFTAQMMHELIAAFDATDADDNVRAVIVTGSGRAFCAGADLSGGSSTFDFEKRYGASPDTAHRDGGGRVSLRIFRSLKPVIAAVNGPAVGVGVTMQLPMDIRLASTDAKFGFVFARRGITPEAASSWFLSRVVGISTALEWCYTGRVFTAQEAHERGLVRSLHAPDDLLPAAQAIAREIAANAAPVSVAISRQLIWRMAGASHPMEAHKLDSRAIQSRGRSADVKEGVSAFLEKRPAAFPETVSHDMPDFFDWTSEPPFA from the coding sequence ATGACGCCCGCCACGCCTTCGTTCGAAACCCTGCGCTATGCCGTTGAAGACGGCGTTGCCACCATCACCCTGCACCGCCCGGACCAGCTCAATGCCTTCACCGCGCAGATGATGCACGAGCTGATCGCCGCGTTCGACGCCACCGATGCCGACGACAACGTGCGCGCGGTGATCGTCACCGGCTCCGGCCGTGCGTTCTGCGCCGGCGCCGACCTGTCCGGCGGCAGCTCCACCTTCGATTTCGAAAAGCGCTATGGCGCCAGCCCGGATACCGCGCATCGCGACGGCGGCGGGCGCGTGTCGCTGCGCATCTTTCGCAGCCTCAAGCCGGTGATTGCGGCGGTCAACGGCCCCGCGGTCGGCGTGGGCGTGACCATGCAGTTGCCGATGGACATCCGCCTGGCCTCCACCGACGCCAAATTCGGCTTTGTCTTTGCACGCCGTGGCATCACGCCGGAAGCGGCGTCGTCGTGGTTCCTGTCGCGCGTGGTCGGGATCTCGACCGCGCTGGAATGGTGCTATACCGGCCGCGTGTTCACGGCGCAGGAAGCGCACGAACGCGGCCTGGTGCGCTCGCTGCACGCCCCCGACGACCTGTTGCCGGCGGCGCAGGCGATTGCGCGCGAGATCGCCGCCAATGCCGCGCCGGTCTCGGTGGCGATCTCGCGCCAGCTGATCTGGCGCATGGCCGGCGCCAGCCACCCGATGGAAGCGCACAAGCTGGACAGCCGCGCGATCCAGTCGCGCGGACGCTCCGCCGACGTAAAGGAAGGCGTCAGCGCGTTCCTGGAAAAGCGCCCCGCCGCGTTCCCGGAGACCGTGTCGCACGACATGCCGGACTTCTTCGACTGGACCAGCGAGCCGCCCTTC